From one Halothece sp. PCC 7418 genomic stretch:
- the drmA gene encoding DISARM system helicase DrmA — MSSAEVREHLINSLNLDLIGPEPDDETRSQEILINHTPSQWYLTGFLVPYEADLENRSDDTANDDFDSVTDNSAGEDNTKPETASARKAYFPSSIGLSFLLPSSAQPLTVHVDWGDYYPYKTEETPEEKTKELTLEEKESRLQTPNDWRRIPKHATVTVDLANIEAKKTIAVPNSNGLEIVVYLRSITANTGLPANTQSVSLFLVNKRNPLKAEERDMGYTFQTRLTIESKTPLIPRADRSGHQRDDPDLRIADLQYRDVWEYAVGHNISVKAITHNGACHCVQTTWLPIAAVEKVVARDIPEVELGMETLANAEDAAAIREMLNRLPAVYQEWIEQQQQQIEGLDTPDRREIAEALLNKAKVARRRIQEGIDILENPNALAAFQMANRAIARSLRQRLTHNTEKDPDEDIKPPRWRPFQLAFILTNLRGIVDPTHSDSPSETLREREVVDLLFFPTGGGKTEAYLGLAAFTLVLRRLENPNITSAGMSVLMRYTLRLLTLDQLGRAATLICALELERQHNPEKLGEWPFEIGLWVGMSATPNRMGEKGNNNPDTARAKTIAFKNDSNNKPSPIPLEECPWCGEKFQANSFHLRPHPDKPTSLRINCVNRQPRCVFNGDNPLPIIAVDESIYRRLPCFVIATVDKFANLPWVAQTGALFGRVTHYHPDEGFYGAADTSRQGKPLQTFLPPPDLIVQDELHLISGPLGTMVGLYETAIEALCNRKQPDGTVIKPKIIASTATVRRADQQIRNLFARQTVDVFPPQGLSRKDSFFAQTVPETEKNARLYLGVAAQGRSLKVILLRVYLALLSAAQQQWEKHSGAKNPNNPADPYMTLLGYFNSLRELGGSRRIVEDEVKARLKNYSGRKRKNEIDVPFANRTIGDEPLELTSRVQTNQVAEAKRRLSLSFHDKNHVDVTLATNMISVGLDVTRLGLMVVLGQPKTAAEYIQATSRVGRDDERPGLVVTLLNIHRSRDRSHYERFASWHESFYRDVEATSVTPFSSRARDRGLAGVTVAIARLLHSKLTPPDGAAAMETHRSEVDFVADIIAQRAETQKDSAEIAEEERHQLKGEVKELLDAWSYLAGDLGTLQYQREISSSPPLLRDFLDPELDQISDREKKFRAQRSLRDVEPSVNIWVRTNQEIEEEKQS; from the coding sequence ATGTCTTCCGCCGAAGTCCGCGAACATCTGATCAACAGCTTAAACCTTGACCTCATCGGACCCGAACCTGATGACGAAACCAGAAGCCAAGAAATTCTCATTAACCATACTCCCTCCCAGTGGTATCTCACAGGATTTCTCGTTCCCTATGAAGCGGATTTAGAAAATCGTTCCGATGACACGGCTAATGATGACTTTGATAGTGTAACCGATAACTCTGCTGGCGAAGACAATACCAAACCTGAAACGGCTTCAGCGCGAAAAGCCTATTTTCCTTCTTCCATTGGTCTAAGTTTTTTGCTTCCTTCCTCCGCACAACCGTTAACGGTTCATGTTGACTGGGGAGACTATTATCCCTACAAAACCGAAGAAACGCCAGAAGAAAAGACAAAAGAACTCACATTAGAGGAAAAAGAAAGCAGACTACAAACGCCCAATGACTGGCGACGCATTCCTAAACACGCAACGGTAACTGTTGATCTTGCCAACATTGAAGCCAAAAAGACGATCGCTGTTCCCAATAGCAATGGTTTAGAAATAGTTGTCTATCTGCGTTCAATAACCGCCAATACAGGATTACCTGCAAATACTCAGTCCGTCTCCCTCTTTCTCGTCAATAAACGGAATCCCCTGAAAGCAGAAGAACGGGATATGGGTTACACCTTCCAAACTCGCCTCACCATTGAGAGTAAAACCCCATTGATTCCCCGTGCTGACCGCAGTGGACATCAGCGCGATGATCCTGATTTACGCATTGCTGACCTCCAATATCGAGATGTTTGGGAATATGCAGTGGGACACAATATTTCCGTTAAAGCAATAACCCACAATGGCGCTTGTCACTGTGTCCAAACCACTTGGCTTCCCATCGCAGCCGTTGAAAAAGTCGTTGCGAGGGATATCCCAGAAGTAGAACTGGGGATGGAAACTTTAGCCAATGCGGAAGATGCAGCAGCCATTCGGGAAATGTTAAATCGTCTTCCTGCTGTGTATCAAGAGTGGATTGAACAACAACAGCAGCAGATTGAGGGTTTAGACACTCCAGATCGTCGGGAGATTGCAGAAGCGTTATTGAACAAAGCTAAAGTTGCACGCAGACGGATTCAAGAGGGAATCGACATTTTAGAGAATCCCAACGCCTTGGCAGCCTTCCAGATGGCAAACCGCGCGATCGCGCGATCGCTGCGTCAACGACTCACCCACAACACCGAAAAAGACCCCGATGAAGACATCAAACCTCCGCGCTGGCGACCCTTCCAACTTGCCTTTATTCTGACCAATCTGCGAGGAATTGTTGACCCAACCCACAGCGATTCTCCTTCGGAGACGCTGCGCGAACGCGAAGTGGTCGATTTACTCTTCTTCCCAACAGGAGGCGGGAAAACAGAAGCCTATCTCGGATTAGCAGCGTTTACCCTCGTTTTACGACGCTTAGAAAATCCTAATATTACCTCAGCAGGAATGAGCGTTCTGATGCGCTACACCCTCCGTCTGTTAACCTTAGACCAGTTAGGACGGGCAGCAACGCTGATTTGCGCTTTAGAACTGGAACGACAGCATAATCCTGAAAAATTGGGAGAATGGCCCTTTGAGATCGGGTTATGGGTGGGAATGAGTGCGACTCCTAACCGTATGGGAGAAAAAGGAAATAACAACCCTGATACTGCCCGCGCTAAGACGATCGCGTTTAAAAATGACAGCAACAATAAACCTTCTCCGATTCCCTTAGAAGAATGCCCTTGGTGTGGAGAAAAATTTCAAGCCAACTCTTTCCACCTGCGTCCCCATCCAGATAAACCAACTTCTCTCAGAATCAACTGTGTCAACCGTCAACCGCGCTGCGTCTTTAATGGCGATAATCCTCTCCCCATCATCGCAGTAGATGAGTCCATCTACCGTCGCCTTCCTTGTTTTGTTATTGCAACCGTCGATAAATTCGCTAACTTACCTTGGGTGGCACAAACGGGGGCTTTATTCGGGCGTGTTACCCATTACCATCCAGATGAGGGGTTTTATGGCGCTGCGGATACCTCCCGACAAGGAAAACCCTTACAGACATTTCTTCCCCCTCCCGATTTAATCGTTCAAGATGAGTTGCATCTTATTTCGGGACCCTTGGGGACAATGGTGGGACTCTATGAAACCGCAATCGAAGCCCTATGTAACCGCAAACAGCCAGACGGAACAGTCATTAAACCCAAAATCATTGCTTCTACAGCAACCGTGCGCCGTGCCGATCAGCAGATTCGGAACTTATTCGCCCGACAAACGGTTGATGTCTTTCCCCCACAAGGGCTAAGTCGTAAAGATTCCTTTTTTGCCCAAACCGTTCCCGAAACCGAGAAAAACGCCCGTCTCTATTTGGGAGTAGCTGCCCAAGGTCGCAGTCTGAAAGTAATCTTACTCCGAGTTTATCTCGCTCTGCTTTCCGCAGCACAACAGCAATGGGAAAAGCATAGTGGAGCAAAAAATCCCAATAATCCCGCCGATCCTTACATGACTCTCCTTGGTTATTTTAATTCCCTGCGAGAACTGGGAGGCAGTCGGCGGATTGTGGAAGACGAAGTGAAAGCACGTTTGAAAAACTATAGCGGACGGAAGCGGAAAAATGAAATCGATGTTCCTTTTGCAAATCGCACCATTGGCGATGAACCCTTAGAATTAACCTCTCGCGTTCAAACCAATCAGGTAGCAGAAGCAAAACGGCGTTTGTCTCTCTCCTTTCACGATAAAAATCATGTGGATGTCACCCTCGCCACCAATATGATCTCGGTGGGATTAGATGTAACCCGCTTAGGATTAATGGTGGTATTAGGTCAACCGAAAACGGCTGCGGAGTATATTCAAGCCACCAGTCGGGTAGGACGAGATGATGAACGCCCTGGGTTAGTGGTCACGTTGTTAAATATTCATCGATCGCGCGATCGGTCTCATTATGAACGGTTTGCCAGTTGGCATGAATCATTTTATCGAGATGTGGAAGCCACCAGTGTTACACCATTTTCTTCACGGGCGCGCGATCGGGGTTTAGCAGGAGTTACCGTGGCAATAGCGCGACTCCTCCACTCAAAGCTAACTCCTCCTGATGGTGCAGCAGCAATGGAAACCCATCGCAGTGAAGTTGATTTTGTTGCTGATATTATCGCCCAACGAGCAGAAACCCAAAAAGATAGCGCAGAGATAGCGGAAGAAGAACGCCATCAGTTAAAGGGAGAAGTGAAGGAATTGTTAGATGCTTGGAGTTATTTAGCGGGTGATTTAGGAACATTACAATATCAGCGAGAAATTAGCAGTTCTCCCCCTTTATTACGGGATTTTCTTGATCCAGAACTTGACCAAATCAGCGATCGCGAGAAGAAGTTTCGCGCCCAGCGTAGCTTACGGGATGTCGAACCGAGTGTCAATATCTGGGTACGTACTAATCAAGAAATTGAAGAGGAGAAACAAAGCTAA
- the brnA gene encoding type II toxin-antitoxin system BrnA family antitoxin, translated as MNPEELDKKFDSGEDVMEFFDLSTLKHPGLEVKRVNVDFPQWMVDELDKEAQRLGIHRQAVIKTWIAQQLDQKNKSILTHEPV; from the coding sequence ATGAATCCTGAAGAATTAGACAAAAAATTTGATTCTGGGGAAGATGTGATGGAGTTTTTTGATTTATCTACTCTCAAGCACCCAGGGTTAGAAGTGAAACGAGTTAATGTTGATTTTCCACAGTGGATGGTAGATGAATTGGATAAAGAAGCGCAACGTCTTGGGATTCATCGACAAGCCGTTATTAAAACATGGATCGCGCAACAACTCGATCAGAAAAATAAATCAATCTTAACCCATGAACCAGTTTAA
- a CDS encoding type IIL restriction-modification enzyme MmeI: MIKELLPPNVPILLDGKPVEQITAFLVDKGGNDDPHQLLANEGKSFQGSYVLGMGFTFDDTNPNATPIAEMHRLIEENPKNQECIFPYIGGEEVNKSPTHAYYRYVINFGEMSEEEAREYPELMAIIEEKVKPSRINLKGKPYREKWWQYAEKQLSLYDAIAQRDQVLVSACGATKYLAFAFLPANCVFSHALAVFPLETYSEFAILQSRIHKHWARFFSSSMKDDLRYTPSDCFQTFPFPKNWETDPTLEQIGETYYTFRANLMERNNEGLTDTYNRFHNPDETDSDILQLRQLHDQLDQAVFNAYGWDDLTPTCDFLLDYEEDDDTSNRKKPWRYRWNDEFQDEILARLLDLNKQRHEEEVLRGEKGKKTTKSRGRKKKQESSNSLDLDYS; the protein is encoded by the coding sequence ATGATCAAAGAATTATTACCGCCCAATGTTCCCATTCTCTTAGATGGAAAACCCGTTGAACAAATTACCGCGTTTCTGGTGGATAAAGGGGGAAATGATGACCCCCATCAATTATTAGCCAATGAGGGGAAAAGTTTTCAGGGTAGTTATGTTTTAGGGATGGGGTTTACTTTTGATGATACTAACCCCAATGCAACCCCCATTGCAGAAATGCACCGCTTAATTGAGGAAAATCCGAAGAATCAAGAGTGCATTTTTCCTTATATTGGCGGTGAGGAGGTGAATAAAAGTCCCACTCATGCTTATTATCGCTATGTGATTAATTTTGGTGAGATGAGTGAGGAGGAGGCGAGAGAATATCCTGAGTTAATGGCGATTATTGAGGAAAAAGTTAAGCCATCAAGAATTAACTTAAAAGGTAAACCGTATCGAGAAAAATGGTGGCAATATGCTGAAAAACAACTTAGTTTATACGACGCGATCGCGCAGCGCGATCAAGTTTTAGTTTCAGCTTGCGGTGCAACAAAATATTTAGCATTTGCTTTTTTACCAGCTAATTGTGTTTTTTCTCATGCTTTAGCAGTTTTCCCCCTAGAAACTTATTCCGAATTTGCCATTTTACAATCCCGAATCCATAAACATTGGGCGCGATTTTTCAGTTCATCAATGAAAGATGATCTCCGCTACACACCCTCAGACTGCTTTCAAACCTTCCCCTTCCCAAAAAACTGGGAAACCGACCCCACCCTCGAACAAATTGGCGAAACCTACTACACCTTCCGCGCTAATCTCATGGAACGCAACAACGAAGGATTAACCGACACCTATAACCGCTTCCACAACCCCGACGAAACCGACAGCGACATCCTCCAACTGCGTCAACTCCATGATCAGCTAGATCAAGCGGTTTTCAACGCTTATGGATGGGATGATCTCACCCCCACCTGCGACTTCCTCCTCGACTACGAAGAAGACGACGACACCAGCAACCGTAAAAAACCTTGGCGCTACCGTTGGAATGACGAGTTTCAAGACGAAATCCTCGCCCGTCTTTTAGACTTAAACAAACAGCGCCACGAAGAAGAAGTCCTACGGGGAGAGAAAGGGAAAAAGACTACAAAGTCTCGTGGGAGAAAGAAAAAACAAGAGTCAAGCAATTCTCTTGATTTAGACTATTCTTAA
- a CDS encoding UPF0175 family protein, which yields MSLEFTVQYPETFPDVLGDTPEEFETEAKWAMAVKLFELKRLSSGMAAMLVGVDRVTFLLKLADYGVPMIDLPDAELMSDFKNS from the coding sequence ATGTCCTTAGAATTTACAGTACAATATCCAGAAACCTTTCCTGATGTTTTAGGAGACACCCCAGAAGAATTTGAAACAGAAGCAAAATGGGCGATGGCGGTGAAACTTTTTGAACTCAAACGGTTATCGTCAGGAATGGCTGCAATGTTAGTTGGAGTCGATCGCGTTACCTTTCTTCTTAAGTTAGCTGATTATGGTGTCCCCATGATTGATCTCCCTGATGCTGAACTAATGTCTGACTTCAAAAATAGTTAA
- a CDS encoding nucleotidyltransferase family protein: MNVSEDDIKAVCQRWKIEEMALFGSVLREDFDKDSDVDVLVVFQEKHGWSLFDLMDLQAELENLFKHPVDILQKKELINPHRRQEILKTYQLVYGTK; this comes from the coding sequence ATGAATGTTTCTGAAGACGACATCAAAGCAGTTTGTCAACGCTGGAAAATTGAGGAAATGGCTTTGTTTGGTTCAGTTTTACGAGAAGATTTTGACAAGGATAGCGATGTTGATGTTTTAGTAGTGTTTCAAGAGAAACATGGCTGGAGTTTATTTGATTTAATGGACTTACAAGCAGAGTTAGAAAATTTGTTTAAGCATCCTGTTGATATTTTGCAGAAGAAAGAATTAATTAATCCTCATCGTCGCCAAGAAATTCTCAAGACATATCAGTTAGTTTATGGAACGAAATAA
- a CDS encoding type II toxin-antitoxin system HicA family toxin, with translation MLRHGSKHDIYHNPKTGRTQPIPRHREINEILAKKILKDLTEPN, from the coding sequence TTGCTTCGGCATGGTAGCAAGCATGACATTTACCATAATCCAAAAACTGGCAGAACACAACCTATTCCTAGACACCGAGAAATTAATGAAATTCTCGCCAAAAAGATTCTTAAAGATTTGACAGAACCTAACTGA
- a CDS encoding type II toxin-antitoxin system HicB family antitoxin, with product MKVQFTYWQEKDGKFLGYLNDYPDHWTQGDSLEDLKEHLKDLYDIFSSESIPGIRKIGELEVA from the coding sequence ATGAAAGTTCAATTCACATACTGGCAAGAAAAAGACGGAAAGTTCCTTGGGTATCTCAATGACTATCCCGATCATTGGACTCAAGGAGATTCCTTAGAAGACTTGAAAGAACATCTCAAAGATTTGTATGATATCTTTTCTTCAGAATCTATTCCAGGTATTAGAAAAATTGGAGAATTAGAGGTCGCTTGA
- a CDS encoding Eco57I restriction-modification methylase domain-containing protein, which produces MGSQPTPEQLLNLKVCDLAMGSGAFLVEACRQIADRLVEAWERNDAISPDTEEPVVIARRMVAQQCIYGVDKNPFAVNLAKLSLWLFTLSRDRPFTFLDHALKCGDSLVGLTRSEIGEFAKDPTADLPLMQMLQEIEDVKNYRVEIQASDTRTDEDDTRKRQQWEMAETQLAKARFSADVAVAAFFDAEKKTKTAQQEKKDEYQGILRSDTSKVKAISQQLREGETGIKVFNWEIEFPEVFDRANGGFDAILGNPPFAGKNTTIAAHAEGYPDWLKIVHPESHGNSDLVAHFFRRGFTLIREEGALGLIATNTIAQGDTRSTGLRFICNNGGIIYNAKRRYKWPGMAAVVVSLVHIFKPKKGG; this is translated from the coding sequence TTGGGAAGTCAACCGACACCAGAACAACTATTAAACTTAAAAGTATGCGATTTAGCAATGGGAAGCGGGGCGTTTTTAGTTGAGGCTTGTCGTCAAATTGCGGATCGCCTTGTGGAAGCATGGGAACGAAACGACGCAATTTCCCCTGATACGGAAGAACCTGTTGTCATCGCTAGACGCATGGTAGCGCAACAATGTATTTATGGGGTGGATAAAAATCCCTTTGCGGTGAACTTGGCGAAACTCTCCCTCTGGCTGTTTACCTTATCGCGCGATCGCCCCTTTACCTTCCTAGATCATGCGTTAAAGTGCGGAGACTCCCTTGTTGGCTTAACCCGTAGCGAAATCGGAGAATTTGCTAAAGACCCCACCGCCGATTTACCCCTCATGCAAATGTTACAGGAAATCGAGGACGTAAAGAACTATCGCGTAGAAATTCAAGCCTCCGATACCCGCACCGATGAAGACGATACCCGCAAGCGTCAACAGTGGGAAATGGCGGAAACTCAGTTAGCAAAAGCGCGTTTTAGTGCGGATGTGGCTGTAGCTGCGTTCTTTGATGCGGAGAAGAAGACAAAAACGGCGCAGCAGGAGAAAAAAGACGAATATCAAGGAATTTTAAGAAGTGATACCAGCAAGGTAAAAGCAATTTCGCAACAGTTGCGGGAAGGGGAGACGGGAATTAAAGTGTTTAACTGGGAGATTGAGTTTCCAGAGGTTTTTGATCGCGCTAATGGCGGGTTTGATGCAATCCTTGGCAATCCTCCCTTTGCAGGTAAGAATACCACGATCGCGGCTCATGCCGAAGGCTATCCCGACTGGTTAAAAATCGTTCATCCCGAATCCCACGGTAACTCTGATTTAGTCGCCCATTTTTTCCGCCGAGGGTTTACCTTAATTAGAGAGGAAGGCGCATTGGGATTAATTGCAACGAATACCATCGCGCAAGGAGATACGCGCAGCACAGGGTTAAGATTTATTTGTAACAATGGCGGAATAATTTACAACGCCAAACGACGCTATAAATGGCCAGGAATGGCTGCGGTTGTGGTGAGTTTAGTGCATATCTTTAAGCCCAAGAAAGGAGGTTAA
- the feoB gene encoding Fe(2+) transporter permease subunit FeoB, giving the protein MSKPTIGLIGNPNCGKTTLFNALTGTNQRTGNWPGVTVDRKVGAYQHNGQEITIVDLPGVYSLDITEADTGLDERVARDYLLAEEADLIVNIVDSANLERNLYLSAQLMEMGVPLIVVLNMMDVARKRGLKVDATALSQRLGCSVVPLVATQSQALPTLKAAIEEALQKPQSLQMIPYPAAVEEALRELVPWVADHAKHRVVNPRWITLNLLAYDDQVAPELSTPELVTKIAEQRRHIHQRLGEDLDIIIADSRYGFVQHIVQSATENQRELAKTRSDQIDHIILNRWLGIPIFLGVMYLMFLFTINVSGAFIDFFDIAAGTIFVDGMRVLLSNVNAPGWLIALLADGAGGGIQTVATFIPVIGFLFLFLSVLEDSGYMSRAAFVMDRLMRFVGLPGKSFVPMLVGFGCNVPAIMATRTLDNARDRVLTTVMTPFISCGARLPIYALFAAAFFPVGGQNVVFGLYLIGILAAVFTGLVLKQTLLRGQTSAFIMELPPYHLPRFRGVLIRTWERLQAFIAKGAKVIVLMVMVLGLLNSVGVDGSFGNQNTGNSVLSATSQAITPIFSPMGITQENWPATVGIFTGMFAKEAMVGTLDNLYTQLAANPSLNAGSTDFAFWGQMQAAIATIPANLAELPSTLLDPLGLNISNSTVTEPAVASSTFGEMAQRFNGKAAAFAYLLFVLLYFPCVAATAAIYRETNWGWTLFTISWTTGLAYWVATLFYQVATWQQHPVSSLGWVILLTLVMVVTIQGLKVARPLRRKHA; this is encoded by the coding sequence ATGAGCAAACCAACCATCGGATTAATTGGGAATCCGAACTGTGGGAAAACGACTTTATTTAATGCCTTAACCGGAACCAATCAACGGACGGGAAATTGGCCTGGGGTGACCGTTGATCGGAAAGTGGGAGCTTATCAACATAACGGACAAGAGATTACCATTGTTGACTTACCAGGGGTTTATTCTCTCGATATTACCGAAGCGGATACGGGATTGGATGAACGGGTGGCTCGGGATTATCTGCTCGCTGAAGAAGCAGACTTAATTGTCAATATTGTTGATAGCGCGAATCTCGAACGCAATCTGTATCTCTCTGCACAATTAATGGAAATGGGTGTTCCGTTGATTGTCGTTTTGAATATGATGGATGTGGCAAGGAAGCGGGGGCTGAAGGTGGATGCAACCGCCTTATCGCAACGTCTGGGTTGTTCGGTTGTGCCTTTAGTCGCCACGCAATCCCAAGCTCTCCCCACCCTGAAAGCTGCCATTGAGGAAGCCCTACAAAAACCCCAATCCCTACAGATGATTCCCTATCCCGCAGCCGTAGAAGAGGCGCTGCGAGAACTGGTTCCTTGGGTGGCGGATCATGCAAAGCATCGCGTGGTTAATCCCCGTTGGATTACCCTGAATCTTTTGGCGTATGACGATCAGGTTGCGCCAGAGTTAAGCACTCCAGAATTAGTGACTAAAATAGCTGAACAGCGTCGCCACATTCATCAAAGACTGGGGGAAGATTTAGATATTATTATCGCTGACAGTCGCTATGGTTTTGTTCAGCATATTGTCCAGAGTGCAACCGAGAATCAGCGAGAACTGGCAAAAACGCGATCTGATCAGATTGATCACATTATCCTCAATCGGTGGTTAGGGATTCCGATCTTTTTGGGCGTGATGTATCTGATGTTCCTATTTACGATTAATGTGAGTGGGGCATTTATCGACTTTTTTGATATTGCTGCGGGTACAATTTTTGTCGATGGGATGCGAGTGCTACTGTCAAATGTGAATGCACCCGGTTGGTTGATTGCACTGCTTGCAGATGGGGCTGGCGGTGGAATCCAAACCGTAGCCACTTTTATTCCTGTGATTGGCTTTTTATTCCTGTTTTTATCGGTTTTGGAAGATTCAGGATATATGTCTCGGGCTGCGTTTGTGATGGATCGCTTGATGCGGTTTGTGGGATTGCCAGGGAAATCGTTTGTACCGATGCTGGTGGGGTTTGGTTGTAATGTGCCAGCGATTATGGCAACCCGAACCCTAGATAATGCGCGCGATCGCGTGTTGACAACGGTAATGACCCCGTTTATCTCCTGTGGCGCACGCTTGCCTATTTATGCCCTGTTTGCTGCTGCGTTTTTCCCCGTGGGGGGACAAAATGTTGTCTTTGGATTGTATTTAATCGGGATTTTAGCGGCTGTTTTTACCGGCTTAGTGCTGAAGCAAACCTTGCTACGGGGACAAACTTCTGCCTTTATTATGGAACTTCCCCCGTATCATCTTCCTCGTTTCAGAGGTGTTCTCATTCGCACTTGGGAACGTTTGCAAGCCTTTATTGCCAAAGGCGCAAAAGTCATTGTGCTGATGGTCATGGTCTTAGGCTTATTAAACTCCGTTGGGGTTGATGGTTCTTTTGGCAACCAAAACACGGGTAACTCAGTCTTGAGTGCCACCAGTCAAGCGATTACGCCGATTTTTTCGCCGATGGGCATCACTCAAGAAAATTGGCCCGCAACCGTGGGCATTTTTACGGGAATGTTTGCGAAAGAAGCGATGGTGGGAACGCTAGATAATCTTTATACGCAACTTGCTGCTAATCCCAGTTTGAATGCAGGATCAACTGACTTTGCATTTTGGGGTCAGATGCAAGCAGCGATCGCGACGATTCCCGCTAATCTTGCTGAACTTCCCAGCACTTTACTCGATCCCTTAGGGCTTAATATTAGTAATAGCACCGTTACAGAACCCGCCGTGGCGAGCAGTACTTTTGGGGAAATGGCACAACGGTTTAATGGCAAGGCAGCAGCTTTTGCTTATTTGCTCTTTGTTCTGCTGTATTTCCCCTGTGTGGCAGCAACAGCAGCCATTTATCGAGAAACAAACTGGGGTTGGACACTATTTACGATTAGTTGGACAACCGGACTCGCCTACTGGGTGGCAACGTTATTCTATCAGGTAGCAACCTGGCAACAACATCCTGTTTCTTCTCTGGGTTGGGTGATTTTGCTGACGTTGGTGATGGTCGTGACGATTCAAGGATTAAAGGTGGCGCGTCCCCTGAGACGAAAACACGCCTAA
- a CDS encoding FeoA family protein — protein MKFQRPHFKQKQHRHGRKQSFGNDRAVDGSQGFPLTEVQSGQQVRLMGVRDRRVQRLLNRGLSPGDVLTILNVQNSGSVLVSMGEMRLSIGAGLAQDLMVMELNPSLMEEKESETKMSLNDLSVGAMGKVVSYTQAAREYKGKLLSMGLTPGARFTVTRVAPLGDPIAITVRGFHLSLRRQEAAGLLVEEVES, from the coding sequence ATGAAATTTCAACGCCCTCACTTTAAACAGAAGCAGCACCGACACGGGAGAAAACAATCTTTTGGTAACGATCGCGCGGTTGATGGGTCTCAAGGATTTCCTTTAACCGAAGTCCAGTCAGGTCAGCAGGTGCGCTTAATGGGGGTGCGCGATCGTCGAGTCCAACGCTTGCTTAACCGAGGACTCAGTCCAGGGGATGTTTTAACCATTCTCAACGTGCAAAACAGTGGCTCAGTTTTGGTGAGTATGGGAGAAATGCGTCTCAGTATTGGTGCAGGGCTAGCTCAAGATTTAATGGTGATGGAGTTAAACCCATCATTAATGGAAGAAAAAGAGAGTGAGACGAAAATGTCCCTCAATGACTTATCTGTAGGCGCGATGGGGAAAGTGGTGAGTTATACTCAAGCAGCCAGAGAATATAAAGGGAAATTGCTTTCGATGGGGCTAACCCCAGGGGCGCGTTTCACAGTGACCCGAGTTGCGCCTTTAGGCGATCCGATCGCGATTACCGTGCGTGGCTTTCATCTCAGTCTTCGTCGTCAAGAAGCCGCGGGATTGCTGGTTGAGGAAGTTGAGTCATAA
- the ftnA gene encoding non-heme ferritin — protein sequence MLSQSMTDALNKQINWEMYSSNLYLQMSSWCAFKGLDGCAEFLNEHANEERMHMQKLLAYVNETGGLAILGQIDAPPTQFESVKDVFEKTFHHEQLVTAKINELVHQASTEKDYATLQFLQWYVAEQHQEEFLFKSILDKIEMIGTQGQGIFFIDREVGQMLTQKTQESTAMTTAQNGDVGTA from the coding sequence ATGTTATCTCAATCCATGACAGATGCCCTAAACAAACAAATTAACTGGGAGATGTATTCCTCGAACTTATACTTGCAAATGAGTTCTTGGTGTGCATTTAAGGGCTTAGATGGTTGTGCTGAGTTTCTCAATGAACACGCAAACGAAGAAAGAATGCACATGCAGAAACTCTTAGCTTATGTTAATGAGACAGGAGGTTTAGCAATTTTAGGGCAAATTGATGCCCCACCGACTCAATTTGAATCCGTGAAAGATGTCTTTGAAAAAACCTTCCATCATGAACAGTTAGTGACTGCAAAAATTAATGAGTTAGTCCATCAGGCTTCCACGGAAAAAGATTACGCAACGCTTCAGTTTTTACAGTGGTATGTTGCTGAACAACATCAGGAAGAATTTTTATTCAAGAGTATTCTCGACAAGATTGAAATGATTGGTACCCAAGGACAAGGAATCTTTTTCATTGATCGAGAAGTGGGACAGATGTTGACGCAAAAAACACAAGAATCTACTGCAATGACAACGGCACAAAATGGTGACGTGGGAACGGCTTAA